The DNA sequence TGTACGCGGTACTTTTAATCCCCCGTTTGCTTTACTCGATGCAGTTGTAAGCGATCTGTTTTAgcgaattgaaaaatttaaaaccccCGACCTAATtagaaacatgaaaataatgagAATGATGCTTGCAAGTAAACTGAGCTTGTTACATTCCTATCACATCTAACAAACGACCTAAACTGATTTCCGCTAAACAGCCAAGAACACTCTCGACTGATatacctttaaaacaaaaaaaaaccgcattaaaatcTACGCCAACCGCATtaagctacgatgccacagacagacacatacacacacacgtcaaacttataacaccccttcgtttttgcgtcgggggttaaaaagtACGCGGACAAAAATCCCTCGTCTGCACATACTAAGGGTATGTGCAGACGAGGGATTTTTGTCtacgctgtctgtctgtctacgCTGATTAAGatataatcattttgttttcaggAATCGCATCCAGTAGTCTACGGGTCGTCAGAACATAATCTAATGACTTCAGATGTCGTTAtaggtaagtatttaatttataacaggTTAAATTACCAAAagcattaatataatattcgacaactttcacacagcgccatctagtctgaaACTAAGCAAAGGTTGTATTatgtactagacaactgataaacatacttatacatatattccTAATATTTGTACGCCGGAAACGGTAGAATATTATGGAGCGAAATTTTTGTAACATCTTAATGActatattcttacaaataaatatatctttatcttaaatgacgggcctgttggtctagtggttagtgacactgactactataccggaggtcgtgggttcgattcccacccaggacaaatatttttgatgagcacgatatttttttctgtgtctgggtgtaatttatctatattatgtatgtatttagaaatatataagaataagaatcatttatttgcgATAAACAtgtgtatacatacatacacacgcaGGTGCATGCATGTAGGATGACATTACATTAGGTATGTGCTTAAAAACATGTTTGCCACTTGCCAtggcatgcaaatatttgtatacaaaaaaaaagaattataataattatgaatctacaaaattttaagtaatataaatataaaaagaaaaattaaacatttacttaatcaaatattttttcatccaGAAACTCTTTAACATTACacatgtttattagttgtctagtacatAATACAacctttgcttagtttgagactagatggcgttgggtgaaagttgttgaatattttattatattgtataataatgagTTGACGCTGAATCCAACTGGATCCTGACATAGAAGGGCAATCCCTATGAAGACGCGCGAGTATTCAATAAttctgttttagatcccactgctgggcagaggtcacctttctcttccaaacctccccatcttttgcgatttctgtCCAGGGGTGTGATGATTCAGTCAACTtgaattgaatataattaatagaagaaatacaatgtttttttttttcagaaaaatcaGAATTACTATCACCATCAAATTCTGTCGCCAGTTTAGAATCGAATGATGGACAAGAGGAAACCAGTTCAATACATGCAGGTGATTATCAcaataatatctttatcttaaaagaaaaacaactctTGCCATACAggaacccccccccccctttttactatttctatttaatttcgttacgggttccaaggcagttaattgttgaaatgaaaatacttttacggattttatcgcggtttaattttagattttagttcccgacgtttcgacacctttgcaggtgtCATGGTTACGGGcagctaaaatctaaaattaaaccgcgataaaatccgtaaaagtagtttcaattcaatgtctaacattcgcgtaaacctaagaaaccacggTTAATTGTTTCCCCCTGGGGCACACcaaacttaagtgtttcggtggttttcgttggtttcattgtagatcctggcttacaggagttgcaatgaagTACATGAGTGGCGGGCTAagtcccaaaaataaaaataaaaaacattcaagtctcatgcacaaagacactcagatttcagacaagcattcgtttgtcctacggggatcgaacccgcgacactttgCGCTCAGTAGGTTTAGCTTGGTGACCTCTACCTCTCGAAAAtgaaaaatggaataaaaaatgttatgtcaaactacttaaaacattattatttgtttcttagAGAGTACCAAAGCGACCCGGTCTAGCAGAACGAGACCGCGACTAAGACTCAAAAGATGCAGATCAACTATATCTAGTAAGTAAAtccttacttatattataaactagctgttgcccgcgacttcgtccgcgtggttagaagatataagctatgatttatacctgccctattttttttcacattttccattgtatcttcgctcctattagtcgcagcgtgatggtatagtgacatagcctaaaaccttcctcaatgaatggtctattcgacacaaaaatatttttcaatttgatccagtagttcctgagattagcgcgttctagtgagaataaaatttaaaagcacttaagatgacGAAATCTATGGCAGTGGAGGCTAGTAACAACACTTGCTACTAAGTGACATCACACGAGATTATAAATCACTGTAtccttttcattttttgtttatgaaataaaataaaaaatacgtatccactATTTTATTGGAAATCTATCTTAcaaactaaacagttttttgttaaatactctTAAATCAACTTTCAAATTGCTGTTTTGTTTCAGGGCCACCGCAAACAAGTCCTGTTCCAAAATGGGTGATAGAATTAGAAAGGAACAGGGTTCACGCGGAGAACAAGATGGCGGACGCGGCCTTGTTAATGGTTAACGCGGCAAACAAGATCGCTGACGCGGCGCTCAGACAGACTGACGTCATGAACAAGGTTGTAGAGGTTGTGGGGCAGTTGTCCGCCATGCTGCCCAGGAATAATAACCAGTAGGATAGGAATAAAGTTTATACGAATGTTGATTTGTTGTTGAGAAgttgttttattaagtttaaccTTATCCttacttttttaatacacaaatgtgaatgtaagtttgtttgttacgtttTCACGCGAAAACTACTCAACCGATCATCGTGAAACTTCGTTCACATATTCTTGGAGGTATTAGGAGtaacataggatactttttattaagaaaaaaaaaatatattttcaacgccatctagcggttCACTAATGAAG is a window from the Trichoplusia ni isolate ovarian cell line Hi5 chromosome 3, tn1, whole genome shotgun sequence genome containing:
- the LOC113492364 gene encoding uncharacterized protein LOC113492364 — protein: MEHRVSNAQLDELLEYLAEHSGLVSGECRGTRSKEIVDKQWNDLAKKLNSYETGSSKSGERWKKYWADLKHKSKTRLARWKQASLDGTNNQDLSDVDKKVLAIIGERGPPVFESHPVVYGSSEHNLMTSDVVIEKSELLSPSNSVASLESNDGQEETSSIHAESTKATRSSRTRPRLRLKRCRSTISRPPQTSPVPKWVIELERNRVHAENKMADAALLMVNAANKIADAALRQTDVMNKVVEVVGQLSAMLPRNNNQ